The genome window TGGGCGCGCACCCGCACCCGGCAGGAGATATGGGACGCCGTGCGCGACCTCGGCTACTTCGGCGCACCGGTTCTGTCCAAGGCCGAGGTCCTCGACGACCCCCACATCAAGGCGCGCAACGCCTTCATCGAGCGCGACCATCCCACCGCCGGCCCCACGACGCTGCTGGCGCCGTGGATCCACATGTCGCAGACGCCGGCCTCCATCCGCGACGACGCCCCCGCCATCGGGCAGCACACGGACGAGGTGCTGGGCGGGTTGCTGGGACTGAGTGCGGGGGAATTGGCGGATCTGCGCGCGGCCGAAGCCATACGGTAAACCCCGGCACTAGTCATTTCCGCGAAACAGGAGGGCGATCGGGCTATTCGGGCGGTGGTTCGGGCGTCTTGTCCGGGAACTCGCACAGGTCGGCGATGACGCAGGTGGGGCATTCGGGCTTGCGGGCCTTGCAGACGTAGCGGCCGTGGAGGATTAGCCAGTGGTGGGCGTCCTTGCGGAACTCGGGGGGCGTCAGCCGGGTAAGGCGTGTCTCCACCTCCAGGGGGTTCTTTCCTTTCGCCATGCGGGTGCGATTGGCGACGCGGAAGATATGCGTGTCGACCGCGATGGTGGGCTCGCCGAAGGCGGTGTTGAGGATGACGTTGGCGGTCTTGCGACCCACGCCGGGGAGCTTCTCCAGCGCTTCGCGGCTGCGCGGC of Deltaproteobacteria bacterium contains these proteins:
- the nth gene encoding endonuclease III; the encoded protein is MNKQKRTAIYERLRERNPRPSTELDWVDPFELLVAVVLSAQATDVSVNKATAELFPVANTPEKILKLGVNRLKRYIRTIGLFNSKADNIIKTCRILIDEHGGQVPRSREALEKLPGVGRKTANVILNTAFGEPTIAVDTHIFRVANRTRMAKGKNPLEVETRLTRLTPPEFRKDAHHWLILHGRYVCKARKPECPTCVIADLCEFPDKTPEPPPE